A region of the Microcystis aeruginosa FD4 genome:
ATTATAAAAACCCAGAAGCGAATCAAGACGCTTTCTTAAAAGATGGCTGGTTTAAGACAGGAGATTTAGCATTTATTAGTAACGGTCATTTAGTCATTACTGGAAGAAGTAAAGAAACCATTATTATTAATGGAGTGAATTATTATAGCCATGAAATTGAAACTGTGGTTGAAACCATTGACGAAGTAGAAGCTTCTTATACTGCCGCTTGTGGGGTTCATGATCCTAGGAATAGTACCGATCAATTAGCTTTATTTTTTAGTGCAGAAACCTTTGATCAACAGCATCTAGCAGAACTACTGAAAAAAATTAGACGAAAAGTAATTAACAGTTTTGGGGTTAATCCTGAATATTTAATCCCCTTAAATAAAACTGAAATTCCTAAAACTTCCATTGGCAAAATTCAGCGATCGCAATTAACAAAACGGTTTGCGAACGGAGAATTCAATTCTATTTTAAAAGAAATCGATATTCTATTAGAAAATGCTAATACCCTTCCTGATTGGTTTTATCGGAAAGTTTGGAAAGCTCGCTCTCCAGTGAACTTAAACTCAGAGCTTTCCAACCATTCGACTTTAATTTTTCTGGATGCCTTGGGTTTAGGAGTATCTTTAGCAGAAAAAATTCAAGGGAAAAACTTACCCTGTATCACCGTTTTAGCAGCAGAAGAATTTTCTCAAATTAGTCAAAATTGCTATACCCTTAAACCAGGGAACGCTAACCATTATCAACAGTTAATGGCATCTTTGTCCGAGCGAAAAATTATCCTTGGCAATATTATTCATCTGGGTACTTATCAAGACTATCAGGGAGAAATTTCAACAATTGAACAGTTAGAAAAAGCACAAGAAAAAGGAACCTGTGATTTATTATTCCTAGTTCAATCTCTGGCTAAAATTCATGACCTGAACTCAAAAATTCAATTGCTATTTGTTTCTAGTTATAGTCAATTTGTCATAGAAACCGATAAAATTGCCTATGAAAAATCTCCAGTTTTAGGACTGATAAAAACCCTAGCTCAAGAACTTGCTTGGTTAAATACTCGTCATCTGGATTTACCCCTAGATAACCCTGAAATTAATTCTCGTTATCTGCTGCAAGAACTATCGGTTTTATCCAAGGAAAGAGAAATTGCCTATCGCAACGGGAAACGTTTAATTGCTGGTTTGGAAAAAGTCAATTTACTCCAACACACCCAACAGGAATTACCCTTTAAATCAGGGGGAATTTATCTGATTACCGGTGGACTAGGAGGAATTGGCAGACAAATTGCTCAGTATTTGCTCAAAAATTATCAAGCTCGTTTACTGTTAATTGGAAAAACACCTTTACCAGAAAAACATCTCTGGAGTGAGTACCTCAAAGTCGAAGATAAATTATCCTTAAAAATCAAAAATCTTCAAGCTTTAGAAAACCTTGGGGGACAAGTAATTTATCAAGCGGTAGATGTGGCTAATTTCACTGAAGTTAAACAGGCTGTAGAACAGGTGAAAAAACAATGGCAAGGAGAACTTAATGGGGTGATTCATCTGGCTGGAATCTACAAAGATTGTTTACTTCTGGAGGAAACTCAAGACGGTTTATCAACAATTCTTCGACCTAAAGTAATAGGAACTTGGGTTTTACATCAACTCCTCAAAGAATCTCAGGGAATTTTTATTAGTTTTTCTTCCTTAGCTAGTTTTTTTGGAGGAGCGGCTTTGGGTTCCTATGCGGCGGCTAATAGTTTCCTAGAATCTCTGAATAGCTATCAAAAATCTAAGAATTTGTTCCCCAGTTATTGTTATAGTTGGACAACTTGGCAAGAAACCGGGATTAGCCAGGGTTATCAGATGCAATATATAACCCGTTCTCAAGGGTATTATGATATGACAGTGCGGCAAGGTTTAGACTCATTTCTAACGAGTTTATATCACAACCAAGGACAATTAATGATCGGTTTAGATGGGAGTAATAGCAAGATCAACCGTTTTACCTCTTTGTCTGAAGGATGCCAAAAGTTAACCGCTTATTACACCCGTAAACCCACAGTTCAATCGGTCAATCTATCTAATCATGTTAGCCTAAAAGATCGATTTGGAACGTCCTATCAATGTCCCCTGGTTCAGCGACAATCTCTCCCTATCAAGGACAATGGAGACATTGATAAGCGACAATTAATCAAGGAACTCCAAGGCAAAGAAAATAGCGAATTGATAGCACCCAGAACGGAAACGGAACGTCAAGTTGCTAACATTTGGCAAAAGGTGTTAAATCTATCTCAAATTGGAGTTAATGACAATTTCTTTGAACTAGGAGGACATTCTTTGCTGGCAAGTCAAGTAATCTCTCGTTTACGGGATGTTTTCTCGGTAGAATTGTCGTTGCACAGTTTATTAGAATACCCAACCGTTGCCAGTTTAGCTCAA
Encoded here:
- a CDS encoding SDR family NAD(P)-dependent oxidoreductase, yielding MRTDHKNPKLNCQKLAEVFLSNPLIEDCYFMVREGELVAYIVSSGAWNSEQLSSDLESQLPDNLIPNIYVQISSLPLTESGDVDEVALKNIEIIDDNQVQETEEKLRSLPDIDQVAAVINSKKIKILPLHISDLLPLKPEKKNDHQKSETLIHLGIHTSNTQAGISHGQLLEESELQPKTLAEILQKAAENHSNKGIIYIQSNGLEVFQSYQQLWEDAQQIQAGLQNQGLQSQDKVILQLSENYDIISVFWGCILGGFIPVIISVPPSYKDFNNEIHKICQVWELLDEPIIITNKSRQQEIKHLEQWLPNQTLSLSFIEELKTYSPHQPPISQPDDIAFFNLTSGSTGIPKCIALTHKNVISRARGTNIICEHQNDDVILNWLPFDHIGSISDWNIRCVELGCQMVYVQTEYILGRPLNWLDLIAKYRITHSWAPNFAYNLINEALKKEPDQNWNLDCVKFFLAAGEAVSGQAVGEFINTLHLQHNLKKTAMRPAFGMAEMGSGITYYQPTEQQPLLFHTVDKSSLNSSLKRVHPEHPNGATFTDLGLPIPGVSIRIVNTDNSLLPEETIGHLQVKGDAVSPGYYKNPEANQDAFLKDGWFKTGDLAFISNGHLVITGRSKETIIINGVNYYSHEIETVVETIDEVEASYTAACGVHDPRNSTDQLALFFSAETFDQQHLAELLKKIRRKVINSFGVNPEYLIPLNKTEIPKTSIGKIQRSQLTKRFANGEFNSILKEIDILLENANTLPDWFYRKVWKARSPVNLNSELSNHSTLIFLDALGLGVSLAEKIQGKNLPCITVLAAEEFSQISQNCYTLKPGNANHYQQLMASLSERKIILGNIIHLGTYQDYQGEISTIEQLEKAQEKGTCDLLFLVQSLAKIHDLNSKIQLLFVSSYSQFVIETDKIAYEKSPVLGLIKTLAQELAWLNTRHLDLPLDNPEINSRYLLQELSVLSKEREIAYRNGKRLIAGLEKVNLLQHTQQELPFKSGGIYLITGGLGGIGRQIAQYLLKNYQARLLLIGKTPLPEKHLWSEYLKVEDKLSLKIKNLQALENLGGQVIYQAVDVANFTEVKQAVEQVKKQWQGELNGVIHLAGIYKDCLLLEETQDGLSTILRPKVIGTWVLHQLLKESQGIFISFSSLASFFGGAALGSYAAANSFLESLNSYQKSKNLFPSYCYSWTTWQETGISQGYQMQYITRSQGYYDMTVRQGLDSFLTSLYHNQGQLMIGLDGSNSKINRFTSLSEGCQKLTAYYTRKPTVQSVNLSNHVSLKDRFGTSYQCPLVQRQSLPIKDNGDIDKRQLIKELQGKENSELIAPRTETERQVANIWQKVLNLSQIGVNDNFFELGGHSLLASQVISRLRDVFSVELSLHSLLEYPTVASLAQTIEVLNVAKNTQTVSKSGTVMTTASEDYEEGEL